One region of Bactrocera neohumeralis isolate Rockhampton chromosome 5, APGP_CSIRO_Bneo_wtdbg2-racon-allhic-juicebox.fasta_v2, whole genome shotgun sequence genomic DNA includes:
- the LOC126759073 gene encoding vitellogenin-3-like: MSPLHVRVNMIALLFIAFAVAAQAQGGLFSITDVGKSLKDIATGVSKDVTSYIPTPEGIFESSKNLLAGYPFEVASSAINTICTSALSSETIRPRVTPDLRKINFQLRTACNNYSYPLLKSNQIWRSPEFDPTKKVVILATGWTTTVNSSKTIDVLAKAYNCRGDVNFVAVDIANFVDTLYTWSALNTDEIGENLAEGIVLLTQVVPLENIHLIGHSLGAHIVGATGRYFNEKTGKFVPRITGLDPAKPCFNEGHVLSGLQRGDAKFIDIIHSNPGVLGKRDPMGDVDFYPGGLDPLPKGCLHVVCAHGRAWKYYAESVYPGNEMNFMGKRCTSQTRLLDNKCPGVEQPMGYAVSHELRGNYFLEVNEAAPFGKGGNTDKLATQASCGLCPERRQSK; the protein is encoded by the exons atgtcgccTCTTCATGTCCGTGTTAACATGATAGCGTTATTGTTTATCGCGTTTGCTGTCGCTGCACAGGCACAGGGTGGTCTGTTCAGCATAACCGATGTGGGTAAAAGTCTGAAAGATATTGCGACGGGCGTCTCGAAGGATGTAACCAGTTACATACCCACGCCGGAGGGTATTttcgagtcgagcaagaatctATTGGCCGGCTATCCGTTCGAAGTCGCCTCCTCGGCTATAAATACGATTT GCACCTCGGCACTTTCATCTGAAACGATAAGACCGCGTGTGACACCCGATTTGCGGAAGATCAACTTTCAGCTACGCACCGCATGTAATAATTACAGTTATCCGCTGCTGAAATCCAATCAAATATGGCGTAGTCCCGAATTTGATCCGACGAAGAAGGTAGTCATACTGGCTACTGGCTGGACCACGACGGTTAACAGCTCGAAAACGATCGATGTGTTGGCTAAGGCGTATAACTGTCGCGGTGACGTGAATTTTGTG GCCGTCGATATAGCCAACTTCGTCGATACACTTTACACCTGGTCCGCCCTAAACACCGACGAAATCGGCGAGAATCTTGCCGAAGGCATCGTGTTACTTACGCAGGTCGTACCGCTCGAAAACATACATCTCATCGGTCACAGTTTAGGCGCACACATCGTAGGCGCCACTGGCCGTTACTTTAATGAAAAAACCGGCAAGTTTGTGCCGCGTATTACTGGTTTGGATCCAGCGAAACCCTGCTTCAACGAAGGTCACGTGCTTTCTGGCCTGCAGCGTGGCGACGCCAAATTCATCGATATAATTCATTCGAATCCCGGTGTGTTGGGCAAACGTGATCCTATGGGTGATGTAGATTTCTATCCGGGCGGCTTGGATCCGTTGCCGAAAGGTTGTCTGCACGTGGTCTGCGCGCATGGACGTGCCTGGAAATACTACGCAGAATCCGTTTATCCTGGCAATGAAATGAATTTCATGGGCAAACGTTGCACTTCGCAGACGCGTTTGCTCGATAATAAATGTCCAGGTGTGGAGCAACCCATGGGCTATGCGGTGTCGCATGAACTAAGAGGCAACTACTTTTTGGAAGTGAACGAAGCGGCGCCATTCGGTAAGGGCGGCAATACGGATAAATTGGCGACTCAAGCGAGCTGTGGTTTGTGCCCGGAGAGGAGGCAGTCAAAATAA